CGGCCCGCGAGATCGGCGTGGCCTGGCTGGCGGGGCGCACCGACACGCCCCCGGTGGCGGCCTTCAAGAAGTTCCTGCTGTCCAGGCGGGGCCACCTGCTGCCGTCCTGACCCCGGCCCGCCCCGGCGGCGGAACACCCGGTCGCCGGGGCGGTACGGGCGAGTGCCGGCGGTACGGGCGGCGGAGCCTACCGCCGCAGCGACTGCCCGAACCCCACCGCCAGCGGCATCCGCAGCCCCAGCGGCGGCGGAGCGGCCAGGGCGTCCTCCACCGGCCGGGAGAACGACTGCCCGAACAGCACGCCCATCACGAAGTCCTCGGCCAGCGCCGCTACTTCGTCCCGGTAGTGCCGCAGCCCGTGACCGTCGGAGTGCACCTCGAAACGGCACACCGCGCGATTGGCCTTCTTCGCGCGCGCGGCCAGCCGGAACGACAACTCCGGGTCGCTGCGCTCGTCGTTGGTGCCGTGCACGATGAGCACCTGGCGCCCGGCGAGCTGCTTCACCGGTTCGGGTGGCGCGGCCATGTCCTCGTCCGGCAGCCAAGGGGCGATGGCCAGCGCCGAGTTGACGGCCTCGTGCCCGGCCGCGCGCAGGGCGGCCCGTCCGCCCATACCGATGCCGAGCAGGCAGACGGGGACGTCGCCGTAGCGCCGTACGGCCTCGCCGGCGGCCCAGTCGGCGTCGCGGGCCAGGTGGGCCTCGGCGCCGTTCCAGCCGCGGCACCGGTAGTGCACGACGTGGGTGGCCAGGCCCTCGTCCCGCCCCGCGCGGGCGAGTCGGCGCCCCAACGCCCGTACGGACGCGGTCGCCAGCAGCGGGGACGGCCTGCGGCTGGACACCTCGTCGCCCGCGGGGAGCAGCAGCACCACCCCGCTGACCGCCGTCCCCTCCGGACCGAGCGTTCGCCCCAGCCGGGCCTGACGGACCGGCGTCGCTTGCTGTGCCATGACAGAACATTCTCAGAAGACCGGGTGTACGCCACCCGTCTTCGCAGTCACCGTTACATATCGACGGATCCGTACACCCGGCCGCCTTTCCCGTGCGCGCGTCCTCGTCCGGCCGTCCTTCTACGCGCGTAGGAGTTAGAGTGCGGAAATGACGAGCCAGAGCACCGCGAAGACCACCGCGAGGACTCCGACGCCGGAACAGATCCGCCGGGCGCCGAAGGTTCTGCTGCACGACCATCTCGACGGCGGGCTGCGCCCCGCCACGGTCGTCGAACTCGCCCGGGCGACCGGTTACTCCGCCCTCCCCGAGACCGACGCCGACCGGCTCGGCGCCTGGTTCCGGCAGGCCGCCGACTCCGGATCGCTGGAGCGGTACCTGGAGACCTTCTCCCACACCGTCGGCGTCATGCAGACCCGCGACGCCCTCGTCCGGGTCGCCGCCGAGTGCGCCGAGGACCTCGCCGAGGACGGCGTCGTCTACGCCGAGGTGCGGTACGCCCCCGAGCAGCACCTGGAGGGCGGGCTCGGGCTCGAAGAGGTGGTCGAGGCCGTGAACGAGGGCTTCCGGGAAGGCGAGCGGCGCGCACGGGACAACGGCCACCGCATCCGCGTCGGCGCTCTGCTCACCGCCATGCGGCACGCCGCCCGCGCCCTGGAGATCGCCGAGCTCGCCAACCGCTACCGCGATCTCGGAGTCGTGGGCTTCGACATCGCGGGTGCCGAGGCCGGTTACCCGCCCACCCGGCACCTGGACGCCTTCGAGTACCTGAAGCGGGAGAACAACCACTTCACCATCCACGCCGGCGAGGCCTTCGGTCTGCCGTCCATCTGGCAGGCCCTGCAGTGGTGCGGCGCCGACCGGCTCGGGCACGGCGTGCGCATCATCGACGACATCCAGGTCCACGAGGACGGCACGGTCGAGCTCGGGCGCCTCGCCTCGTACGTCCGGGACAAGCGCATCCCCCTGGAACTGTGCCCCAGTTCCAACCTCCAGACCGGCGCGGCCGACTCCTACGCGGACCACCCGATCGGGCTGCTGCGCCGGCTGCACTTCCGTGCCACCGTCAACACGGACAACCGGCTGATGTCCCACACCAGCATGAGCCGGGAATTCGAGCACCTTGTCGACGCGTTCGGTTACACGCTCGACGACATGCAGTGGTTCTCCGTCAATGCGATGAAATCAGCGTTCATTCCTTTCGATGAACGACTGGCCATGATCAATGACGTCATCAAGCCCGGATATGCGG
This region of Streptomyces ambofaciens ATCC 23877 genomic DNA includes:
- a CDS encoding dienelactone hydrolase, translated to MAQQATPVRQARLGRTLGPEGTAVSGVVLLLPAGDEVSSRRPSPLLATASVRALGRRLARAGRDEGLATHVVHYRCRGWNGAEAHLARDADWAAGEAVRRYGDVPVCLLGIGMGGRAALRAAGHEAVNSALAIAPWLPDEDMAAPPEPVKQLAGRQVLIVHGTNDERSDPELSFRLAARAKKANRAVCRFEVHSDGHGLRHYRDEVAALAEDFVMGVLFGQSFSRPVEDALAAPPPLGLRMPLAVGFGQSLRR
- a CDS encoding adenosine deaminase, which produces MTSQSTAKTTARTPTPEQIRRAPKVLLHDHLDGGLRPATVVELARATGYSALPETDADRLGAWFRQAADSGSLERYLETFSHTVGVMQTRDALVRVAAECAEDLAEDGVVYAEVRYAPEQHLEGGLGLEEVVEAVNEGFREGERRARDNGHRIRVGALLTAMRHAARALEIAELANRYRDLGVVGFDIAGAEAGYPPTRHLDAFEYLKRENNHFTIHAGEAFGLPSIWQALQWCGADRLGHGVRIIDDIQVHEDGTVELGRLASYVRDKRIPLELCPSSNLQTGAADSYADHPIGLLRRLHFRATVNTDNRLMSHTSMSREFEHLVDAFGYTLDDMQWFSVNAMKSAFIPFDERLAMINDVIKPGYAELKSEWLFQQTASTSAFSENEG